The Candidatus Woesearchaeota archaeon genome contains a region encoding:
- a CDS encoding sugar phosphate nucleotidyltransferase → MPKNYSSEKTEKVRTAVILAAGKSTRTYPLTLERPKPLLKVAGKTLLEHNLGELSGLVEDVIIITGFRHEMIEEYIGESYNGMKIRYVEQKEQLGTGHALMQAKDFLKGRFIVLMGDDLFSRKDIESCLAHKYCVLAKEVENPENFGIFIAENGILKDVVEKPKKFFSNLANTACYVLDEKIFNSEIEKSERGEYELTDLLRNLCRREEIFVEKVRDYWLPVTYAWSLLDINEFFLKQMKGKIEGVVEKGATLNGEVYVGKGSVVKSGAYIEGPVFIGENCRIGPNCFIRASTTIGNNCHVGNAVEIKNSIIYDRTNVAHLSYVGDSVIGYDSNLGAGTIVANLRHDNSSIKSMVNGTLVDTGRRKLGAIIGDNVHTGINTSIYPGRKIWAGKSTRPGEIVKEDIV, encoded by the coding sequence ATGCCAAAAAATTATTCTTCGGAAAAAACTGAAAAAGTGAGGACTGCAGTTATACTTGCTGCAGGCAAATCCACAAGAACTTACCCGCTGACTCTTGAAAGGCCAAAGCCTCTCCTGAAAGTTGCAGGAAAAACCCTTCTTGAGCACAATCTTGGAGAGCTTTCCGGGCTTGTTGAAGATGTAATCATAATCACTGGATTTCGGCATGAGATGATTGAGGAATACATTGGAGAGAGCTACAATGGCATGAAAATAAGGTATGTTGAGCAGAAAGAGCAGCTGGGAACAGGGCATGCCCTTATGCAGGCAAAAGATTTTTTGAAGGGCAGGTTCATTGTGCTTATGGGAGACGACCTTTTCAGCAGGAAAGACATTGAATCATGCCTTGCTCACAAATACTGCGTCCTTGCAAAAGAGGTTGAGAATCCAGAGAATTTCGGAATCTTCATTGCGGAAAACGGGATTTTAAAGGATGTTGTTGAGAAGCCGAAGAAGTTTTTTTCCAATCTTGCAAACACAGCATGCTATGTTCTTGATGAGAAGATTTTTAATTCTGAAATTGAGAAATCAGAGCGCGGAGAGTATGAACTGACAGACCTTCTTAGGAACCTTTGCCGGCGCGAGGAGATTTTTGTTGAGAAAGTGCGGGATTACTGGCTTCCTGTAACATATGCATGGTCCCTTCTGGACATAAATGAGTTCTTCCTGAAGCAGATGAAGGGAAAAATTGAGGGGGTTGTTGAAAAGGGCGCAACCCTTAATGGCGAGGTTTATGTGGGGAAAGGGAGCGTTGTGAAAAGCGGCGCATACATTGAGGGCCCTGTTTTCATAGGTGAGAACTGCAGGATAGGCCCAAACTGCTTCATCCGCGCTTCAACAACAATTGGGAACAACTGCCATGTGGGAAACGCTGTTGAAATCAAGAACTCAATAATCTACGACAGGACAAATGTTGCGCATCTCTCTTATGTCGGCGATTCAGTGATTGGATATGATTCAAACCTTGGGGCTGGAACAATTGTCGCAAACCTTCGGCATGACAACTCAAGCATAAAGTCAATGGTAAATGGAACTCTTGTTGACACCGGAAGGAGAAAGCTTGGGGCAATTATCGGGGACAATGTCCATACAGGAATTAATACTTCAATTTATCCGGGAAGGAAAATCTGGGCTGGAAAATCAACACGCCCAGGAGAAATCGTAAAAGAGGATATTGTATGA
- a CDS encoding methyltransferase domain-containing protein — protein MESVKKILVSEEGRTFYIRDISQDFHTQFGFIKSKDLKKKDGSVVVSNTSQKFHIYSPSFIDSYRRIKRGPQIIPAKDVAAIIAETGLGNKSVIVDAGTGSGALACFLANYAKKVVSYELREDFFKIASENVKMLGLKNVELKNKDVYLGIDEKNADIIVFDLPEPWLGIKNAEKALKIGGYLVSYSPTVPQIMDFASEISKHKCFSHIKTIEIMERRWDVLERKVRPKSQEIGHSGFLSFYRKIC, from the coding sequence ATGGAAAGCGTAAAAAAGATTCTTGTGTCAGAAGAGGGAAGGACATTTTACATAAGGGACATAAGCCAGGACTTTCACACCCAGTTCGGTTTCATAAAATCAAAGGACTTAAAGAAGAAGGACGGCTCAGTTGTTGTCTCAAACACAAGCCAGAAATTCCACATATACTCACCAAGCTTCATAGATTCTTACAGAAGGATAAAGCGGGGCCCCCAGATAATACCTGCGAAGGATGTTGCAGCAATAATCGCTGAAACAGGGCTTGGAAATAAAAGCGTGATTGTGGATGCTGGAACAGGTTCAGGAGCCCTCGCCTGCTTTCTTGCAAACTACGCAAAGAAGGTAGTCAGTTATGAACTGCGCGAGGATTTCTTCAAGATTGCATCAGAAAATGTCAAGATGCTCGGGCTTAAGAATGTTGAGCTGAAAAACAAGGATGTGTATCTGGGAATTGACGAAAAGAATGCTGACATTATTGTCTTTGACCTACCTGAGCCGTGGCTTGGGATTAAAAACGCAGAAAAGGCGCTTAAGATAGGAGGATATCTTGTCTCATACAGTCCGACAGTCCCCCAGATAATGGACTTCGCATCTGAGATTTCAAAGCACAAATGCTTCAGCCACATTAAGACAATTGAAATAATGGAAAGAAGATGGGATGTGCTTGAAAGGAAGGTAAGGCCTAAGAGCCAGGAAATAGGGCACTCAGGATTCCTTAGTTTCTACAGAAAAATCTGCTGA